A stretch of the Nicotiana tabacum cultivar K326 chromosome 6, ASM71507v2, whole genome shotgun sequence genome encodes the following:
- the LOC107796394 gene encoding PHD finger protein ALFIN-LIKE 4-like has protein sequence MEEGGKLGGEQKNTLSVKDAFQDFKGRRAALIKALTTEVEEFFKQCDPEKENLCLFGLPNEQWEVNLPAEEVPPELPEPVLGINFARDGMQEKEWLSLVAVHSDAWLLSVAFFYAARFGFDKSDRKRLFNMINDLPTVYEVVTGATKKQQKEKSTVSNHRSNKSKSNSKKKARESQGKFTKLLQKYDVEGEEEEEEGLDEKEAEDEQGETLCGACGEKYAEDEFWICCDICEMWFHGKCVKITPARAEFIKQYRCPPCSNKRART, from the exons ATGGAAGAAGGCGGAAAATTAGGAGGAGAACAGAAAAATACCCTCAGTGTGAAAGATGCGTTTCAGGATTTCAAGGGCCGACGTGCTGCTCTTATTAAGGCTCTCACCACTG AAGTGGAAGAATTTTTTAAGCAGTGTGATCCTG AAAAGGAGAACTTGTGCTTGTTTGGACTCCCAAACGAGCAATGGGAGGTTAATCTGCCTGCTGAAGAAGTACCACCAGAGCTTCCAGAGCCTGTTCTTGGTATTAACTTTGCTAGAGATGGGATGCAAGAAAAGGAATGGCTTTCCTTAGTTGCCGTCCACAGTGACGCTTGGTTGCTTTCTGTTGCCTTCTTTTATGCTGCTAGATTTGGATTTGATAAGTCCGACAG GAAGAGGCTCTTCAACATGATAAATGATCTGCCTACTGTATATGAAGTAGTGACTGGTGCTACAAAGaagcaacaaaaagaaaaatctacaGTCTCTAACcatagaagcaacaaatccaagTCAAACTCCAAAAAG AAGGCCAGAGAGTCTCAAGGAAAGTTTACAAAGTTGCTACAAAAATATGAtgtagaaggagaagaagaagaggaagagggatTGGATGAGAAGGAGGCCGAAGACGAGCAAGGTGAGACACTATGCGGGGCATGTGGGGAGAAATATGCAGAGGATGAATTTTGGATATGTTGCGACATTTGTGAAATGTGGTTCCATGGCAAGTGTGTGAAGATCACCCCCGCCAGGGCAGAGTTCATTAAGCAATACAGATGTCCGCCTTGCAGCAACAAGAGAGCGCGGACCTAG
- the LOC107796392 gene encoding uncharacterized protein LOC107796392 — MPPYLKIYDGTTDPEDHLIHYVTAVKGNDLSKEQVPSVLLKEFSETLTWYSQLPARSILTFEEMADKFATAHVGAKKAEARVNDIFTVRQTTGEGLRYFLSRFNRIRMSLPNVSEGMTVAAFQNGLNRNGSKATKKLLSRLMKYPPTTWEEIHNAYCAEVRADEDDLNSLIQRLTSVQTEARRYRRNDGRRDQPPRFNRERHLPYVRTSNPPPPRHADVVLRHTAPLRNERGMPPILFAYNFCVSPSEIVYALENLGTKVQWPQKMKSDPSTRRSNVLCELHQERGHKTEDCIGLRQEVVRMLN, encoded by the coding sequence ATGCCGCCATACTTGAAAATATACGACGGAACTACGGACCCAGAGGATCACCTAATTCATTATGTTACTGCGGTAAAGGGCAATGATCTATCAAAAGAACAGGTACCTTCTGTACTACTAAAAGAGTTCAGTGAGACCTTGACATGGTACTCCCAGTTACCAGCGCGTTCGATATTGACATTCGAAGAGATGGCGGACAAATTCGCCACCGCTCATGTAGGGGCAAAGAAGGCTGAAGCTAGGGTCAATGATATCTTTACTGTCAGGCAAACAACGGGCGAAGGACTTCGGTATTTCCTGTCCCGATTCAACAGAATAAGGATGAGCCTACCAAACGTGTCAGAAGGGATGACAGTGGCAgcctttcaaaatgggttaaacagGAACGGATCAAAGGCAACCAAAAAACTGCTTAGTAGACTCATGAAGTATCCCCCTACCACGTGGGAAGAGATCCATAACGCCTATTGCGCCGAGGTAAGGGCAGATGAGGACGACCTGAACAGCCTGATTCAGCGATTAACATCAGTTCAGACCGAGGCAAGGAGATATCGACGTAACGATGGGCGAAGAGatcaaccaccacgttttaatcGAGAAAGGCATCTGCCCTATGTTCGAACATCCAACCCGCCCCCTCCACGACATGCGGATGTCGTGCTACGACACACTGCGCCCCTCcgaaacgaaagaggtatgcctccaatACTATTTGCTTATAACTTTTGTGTTTCCCCTTCAGAGATAGTGTATGCACTGGAGAATCTAGGCACGAAGGTGCAGTGGCCACAAAAAATGAAATCGGACCCAAGCACTAGGAGGTCAAACGTCCTCTGTGAATTACACCAAGAAAGAGGACACAAGACTGAAGATTGCATAGGTCTGCGGCAAGAAGTTGTTAGGATGTTGAACTAG